One window of the Deltaproteobacteria bacterium genome contains the following:
- a CDS encoding outer membrane lipoprotein-sorting protein, with translation MVRYLLLIFIMILPFNASAQTGDEVVKKSQAAFHYQGKDFKARVIMKLISKGGKERLRELKMLRKNYGESGGDQKFFMYFFQPADVKDMTFMVYKYPAKDDDRWLFVPAINMVRRIAAQDKTSSFVGSDFTYEDISGRDIEDDNHTIVKEEKIGENDCYVIKSAPKRGDVDYSYKLSWIDKTHFLPIKEEYYDRKGELYKVFSADEIKDVKGFPTIAKRTMKNLQSGHSTEVAYIKSDYNIGIEDSLFSERFLKQPLKKWIE, from the coding sequence TGATTTTGCCTTTCAATGCATCTGCTCAAACAGGGGATGAAGTGGTCAAAAAATCTCAGGCGGCATTCCATTATCAGGGCAAGGATTTTAAGGCAAGGGTAATAATGAAACTAATAAGCAAGGGAGGTAAGGAAAGGCTCAGGGAACTTAAAATGCTGAGAAAAAACTATGGCGAATCCGGCGGCGACCAGAAGTTCTTCATGTATTTCTTTCAGCCTGCGGATGTTAAGGATATGACCTTCATGGTTTATAAGTATCCGGCAAAGGATGATGACAGATGGCTCTTTGTGCCTGCAATAAACATGGTAAGAAGGATCGCGGCGCAGGATAAGACATCCAGTTTTGTCGGCTCTGATTTCACATACGAGGATATTTCCGGCAGGGATATAGAGGATGATAACCATACCATTGTTAAGGAAGAGAAGATTGGAGAAAATGACTGTTATGTAATAAAAAGCGCCCCAAAGAGAGGGGATGTGGATTACAGTTATAAACTCTCATGGATTGACAAGACACATTTCCTGCCAATAAAAGAGGAATACTATGACCGGAAGGGTGAACTATATAAGGTGTTCTCTGCGGATGAGATTAAGGATGTAAAAGGATTTCCGACTATCGCAAAGCGGACTATGAAAAACCTCCAGAGTGGACACTCCACAGAGGTTGCATACATAAAATCAGATTATAACATTGGGATTGAAGACAGCCTCTTTTCAGAGAGATTTCTTAAACAGCCTCTGAAAAAGTGGATTGAATGA